A genomic segment from Limosilactobacillus sp. encodes:
- the dusB gene encoding tRNA dihydrouridine synthase DusB, with protein sequence MKWKIGNVEIPNQVVVAPMAGVTNSAFRVICKEFGAGYVVCEMISDRGIMYHNKRTLNMMNVDPSEHPMGIQIFGGTKETLVQAAKYVDEHTAADVIDINMGCPVNKVVKTDAGARWLLDPNKVYEMVSYVTDAVKKPVTVKMRTGWDDKHIYAVENALAAERAGAAAIAMHGRTRKQMYTGHADWNILKEVADHLTIPFMANGDVRTPEDAKKILDMTGATAAMIGRAAMGNPWMLTRTAHYLETGELLPEATAEEKIKMAKEHLNRLIDLKGEYVGVREFRGLSTYYLKGIPRSARTKAALVEAETRDQMNEIFDRFAEQTAEREMKRAAHKQAQ encoded by the coding sequence ATGAAGTGGAAGATCGGAAACGTTGAAATTCCGAATCAGGTCGTGGTCGCTCCCATGGCCGGGGTCACCAATTCAGCTTTTCGGGTGATCTGCAAGGAGTTTGGCGCGGGTTACGTGGTGTGCGAGATGATCTCCGACCGGGGAATCATGTACCATAACAAGCGCACCCTCAACATGATGAACGTGGACCCGAGTGAGCACCCAATGGGCATCCAAATTTTCGGCGGGACCAAGGAGACCCTTGTCCAGGCCGCCAAGTATGTGGACGAGCACACCGCGGCGGACGTGATTGACATCAACATGGGTTGTCCAGTCAACAAGGTGGTCAAGACCGACGCCGGTGCTCGCTGGCTCCTGGACCCGAACAAGGTTTATGAGATGGTTTCCTACGTGACGGACGCCGTCAAGAAGCCGGTGACCGTCAAGATGCGGACCGGCTGGGACGACAAGCACATTTACGCGGTCGAAAATGCCCTGGCGGCCGAGCGCGCTGGTGCGGCCGCAATCGCAATGCACGGTCGAACCAGAAAACAGATGTATACGGGACACGCCGATTGGAATATACTAAAAGAGGTCGCTGATCACCTGACGATCCCGTTCATGGCTAATGGTGACGTCCGGACGCCCGAGGATGCCAAGAAGATCCTTGACATGACCGGAGCCACCGCGGCAATGATTGGCCGGGCTGCCATGGGGAACCCGTGGATGCTAACCCGGACGGCGCATTACCTGGAGACCGGGGAACTGCTTCCCGAGGCGACGGCCGAGGAGAAGATCAAGATGGCCAAGGAGCACCTAAACCGGCTGATCGATCTGAAGGGCGAGTACGTCGGCGTGCGGGAATTCCGGGGACTGTCAACCTACTACCTGAAGGGAATTCCGCGTTCGGCACGGACCAAGGCGGCGCTGGTTGAGGCCGAGACCCGTGATCAGATGAATGAGATCTTTGATCGCTTTGCTGAGCAGACGGCAGAGCGGGAGATGAAGCGGGCTGCGCACAAGCAAGCTCAATAA